From Methanobacterium congolense, one genomic window encodes:
- a CDS encoding helix-turn-helix domain-containing protein translates to MDDELKYRKHGNKTQKELAEELHVPKEIVTALELGSHKHPSPALKKRIHNLTEQFNPEDLKDLIYIGRGAHIKEELGPDFRYYIRGLKKIHAINSENFKKLDVEGCMWTIGRVDMDEFQVAEIGK, encoded by the coding sequence GGAAACATGGAAACAAAACCCAAAAAGAACTTGCAGAGGAACTCCATGTGCCCAAAGAAATCGTGACTGCACTGGAACTTGGATCCCACAAACATCCCAGCCCTGCTCTGAAAAAGAGGATCCACAACCTAACAGAACAATTCAATCCAGAGGATCTGAAGGATCTCATCTACATAGGTCGTGGAGCCCATATAAAGGAGGAACTCGGTCCGGACTTCAGGTACTACATAAGGGGCCTTAAAAAGATCCACGCCATAAATTCAGAGAACTTCAAAAAGCTTGATGTTGAAGGGTGCATGTGGACCATAGGCCGCGTGGACATGGATGAATTCCAAGTTGCAGAGATAGGAAAATAA
- the cbiM gene encoding cobalt transporter CbiM: MHIPDGFIPLWQCAIYFVILAVALIISLRWARRDLDEKRVPLLAVLAAGIFAIMSMNVPIPWGTSGHMVGGALVALIFMAPEAAVIVFTLVLIVQGLFFGDGGLTALGANVLNMGIIGGCVGLYSFKALRKPLGKVLSENKAKIAAIAVASWLSIFIAAEAVAVEMWLAGTFPLGAGLMFMGLYHSVIGVIEAILTVVVILALEKLRPDLLAWNRKKTGDLKAESSEVESK, encoded by the coding sequence ATGCACATACCTGACGGATTTATACCTTTATGGCAATGCGCTATTTACTTTGTCATATTAGCAGTAGCATTGATTATCTCACTTCGATGGGCCAGAAGAGACCTTGACGAGAAGAGGGTACCATTACTGGCAGTCTTAGCAGCAGGTATATTCGCCATAATGTCCATGAACGTCCCTATACCATGGGGAACCAGCGGACACATGGTGGGTGGAGCCCTTGTTGCCCTTATATTCATGGCCCCTGAGGCAGCGGTCATAGTATTCACCCTTGTATTGATTGTACAGGGACTGTTCTTTGGAGACGGAGGACTGACGGCACTGGGTGCAAACGTCTTAAACATGGGGATCATAGGAGGATGCGTGGGCCTTTACTCATTCAAAGCCCTGAGAAAACCTTTGGGCAAAGTGCTTTCAGAAAACAAAGCCAAAATAGCAGCAATAGCAGTAGCATCATGGCTGTCCATATTCATAGCAGCTGAAGCAGTTGCAGTGGAGATGTGGCTTGCAGGAACATTCCCACTGGGAGCAGGACTCATGTTCATGGGATTATACCACTCTGTAATAGGTGTTATAGAAGCCATTTTAACCGTGGTTGTTATACTAGCCCTTGAAAAACTCAGACCTGATCTCCTTGCCTGGAACAGGAAAAAAACAGGAGATCTCAAGGCAGAGTCAAGCGAGGTGGAATCAAAATGA
- a CDS encoding PDGLE domain-containing protein, translated as MNPNDKKLVMVGLVICVIIAILAPFIASSNPDGLEKSAEQVGTADESGIYESPFPDYIIPAFGENQFSGIVALIVGVLITLGLGYVIAEILKRRNPPEASE; from the coding sequence ATGAATCCTAACGACAAAAAACTCGTGATGGTGGGTTTGGTTATCTGTGTTATCATAGCTATTCTTGCACCATTCATAGCTTCATCCAACCCAGATGGGCTTGAAAAATCCGCGGAACAAGTTGGCACAGCAGATGAATCAGGAATATATGAGTCCCCATTTCCAGATTACATAATTCCTGCATTCGGTGAAAATCAATTCTCGGGAATAGTTGCTTTGATCGTGGGTGTTCTCATCACCCTTGGACTTGGTTACGTTATAGCCGAAATTCTTAAGAGAAGAAACCCTCCAGAAGCATCTGAATAA
- the cbiQ gene encoding cobalt ECF transporter T component CbiQ produces the protein MSGLESISELERITMQNSPLHNLDGRVKLVMLLAIIVYAVYTTDIFILVLMEIYLMVLIYVSKLSFKDSFIKILLILPFGGAIAIFQPFVHAGTVIYTLPLGIHVTAQGLAFGLLLISRLIVCLTSIVLLSSLSPMQEVVDSFKKLGMPRDLAMIFSLFIRYLFMFYDELQRIRHAQASRNFDIFSKKTAYMWRLKQVAYTIAMMFLRAFEKGETVYFSMLSRGYSEESDIYTAKNKVGMTDFTFVSTTLALIICLEFIKYIGVI, from the coding sequence ATGAGCGGCCTTGAATCCATCAGTGAACTCGAACGTATAACAATGCAAAACAGCCCCCTCCACAATCTGGACGGCAGGGTCAAACTGGTGATGTTACTGGCCATAATAGTCTACGCAGTTTACACCACAGACATCTTCATACTGGTGCTCATGGAGATTTACCTCATGGTCCTTATCTACGTTTCAAAACTCTCCTTCAAGGATTCATTCATAAAGATACTCTTAATTCTCCCATTTGGTGGGGCCATAGCCATATTCCAACCCTTCGTACATGCAGGTACAGTTATCTACACACTGCCACTGGGCATACACGTAACAGCCCAGGGACTGGCCTTCGGATTACTCCTTATATCCAGACTGATTGTATGTTTAACCAGCATCGTTCTTTTATCATCCCTGAGCCCTATGCAAGAGGTTGTTGACTCATTCAAGAAGCTTGGAATGCCCAGGGACCTGGCGATGATATTCAGCCTCTTCATAAGGTACCTCTTCATGTTCTACGATGAGCTTCAGAGGATAAGACATGCCCAGGCAAGCAGGAACTTCGACATCTTCAGCAAAAAAACAGCCTACATGTGGAGGCTGAAGCAGGTTGCCTACACAATAGCCATGATGTTCCTCAGAGCCTTTGAAAAGGGCGAAACTGTTTACTTCAGCATGCTGAGCCGTGGTTACAGCGAGGAATCAGATATTTACACTGCAAAGAATAAAGTTGGAATGACGGACTTCACCTTCGTATCAACAACACTTGCACTTATCATCTGCCTTGAGTTCATTAAATACATTGGAGTAATCTGA
- a CDS encoding type II secretion system F family protein, whose translation MVFDGFKKFFNRIGGVTVDSSRKVGEGVSAPVDRLNSRRSEGRIPHDESSSERSSEAESPKKLSMKTSSITEGLRRSSKPRRSQRTIERRRMDKDEIEIFKELVDKKYQRGTKEKEVQEDQAKKAAYTKASLEELLKDEEKEGVDPKLIMVMGGVSFALVVVIMVVLGFGIEIGLVFGLAIFMMSVVIIFLPNLQKGKRSNEASRELPYALRQMATELKAGLGLHDSMRSVAMSGYGALSEEFARTLEEIKYGETTEKALVDMSERIQSEGLSRAVHQITRTLSSGGDLSKTLNVIAEDTSYEMRMKLKDYAQKLNSFTMIYMFIAILGPVVCLIMIIAASTVMGPFIPPILLLIMYLFMFPMVVAFMAFMIKRLEPQI comes from the coding sequence ATGGTTTTTGATGGGTTCAAAAAATTTTTCAACAGAATTGGTGGAGTAACTGTAGATTCAAGTAGGAAAGTTGGTGAAGGAGTTTCTGCACCAGTGGACAGGTTGAACAGCAGACGATCTGAGGGAAGGATTCCCCATGATGAAAGCTCCTCTGAAAGATCTTCTGAGGCTGAATCCCCAAAGAAACTATCCATGAAAACCTCAAGTATTACTGAGGGCTTGAGAAGAAGTTCAAAACCAAGACGTTCTCAAAGAACCATAGAACGCAGGCGAATGGACAAGGATGAGATAGAAATATTCAAGGAACTCGTTGATAAGAAGTACCAGCGTGGAACTAAGGAGAAGGAAGTCCAGGAAGACCAGGCTAAAAAAGCAGCTTACACCAAAGCTTCACTGGAAGAACTTCTCAAGGATGAGGAAAAGGAGGGAGTGGATCCCAAACTGATAATGGTTATGGGTGGAGTTTCCTTTGCACTTGTAGTTGTTATAATGGTTGTACTGGGCTTTGGAATAGAGATCGGCCTAGTGTTCGGTCTTGCAATCTTCATGATGTCCGTGGTGATCATCTTCCTTCCAAACCTGCAGAAGGGTAAACGGTCCAACGAGGCTTCAAGGGAACTTCCATATGCATTGAGGCAGATGGCAACGGAGTTAAAGGCAGGGCTGGGTCTTCACGACAGTATGAGGTCAGTTGCAATGTCCGGCTATGGTGCACTTTCTGAGGAATTTGCAAGGACACTCGAGGAAATAAAATACGGTGAAACAACAGAAAAAGCTCTGGTTGACATGAGTGAAAGGATACAGTCTGAAGGACTTAGTAGGGCAGTTCATCAGATAACAAGAACCCTTTCAAGCGGTGGAGATCTATCAAAAACCCTTAACGTTATAGCTGAGGACACATCCTACGAAATGAGGATGAAACTTAAGGACTACGCTCAGAAACTCAACTCATTCACCATGATATACATGTTCATAGCCATATTAGGGCCTGTTGTATGTTTGATCATGATAATTGCAGCTTCAACAGTCATGGGACCGTTCATACCACCTATACTTCTCCTGATCATGTACCTCTTCATGTTCCCAATGGTGGTGGCATTCATGGCCTTCATGATAAAGAGGCTGGAACCGCAGATTTAA
- a CDS encoding CpaF family protein — MKDKRKEILRDLLGEFAADDDEPREEKEEIPKRVKEKEESADDNLEEKLLNLTKVSKSAKKPKKIKKVSNVFKAEIVEEGLIPTYNVSVPKFSEKEKALFNEVREKLVEVAVSQGEEFRLDEDSFTGEVKEFLRMKGARDVDRLAAQISQEMLGYGKLDPMIKDDDLEEIMVIGSGKNVFVYHRKLGMMMTNVVFEDDDEIKGIIDVIARQVSRRIDQQTPIMDARLQDGSRVNATIPPVSADGSTLTIRKFRKDPLTVIDLINFKTMSSHLAAFLWVCTDGMGVKPCNAIIAGGTGSGKTTTLNTVAAFVPPRERIITIEDTLEIQIPHSHVLRMETRPPNIEGKGELTMDTLVKNSLRQRPDRVIVGEVRGSEAVTLFTALNTGHSGMGTLHSNTARETITRLVNPPMNVPNIMIPALDFIIMQNRMYRPEGGSIRRITEVAEIVGMEEGNVQLNRVFEWNNVADKVEYVGIASQTLRDIAELRGIGITEIEEEIEKRRLVLEYMADNDVRSIEDVGSFINNYYKDPDGVLDMVL; from the coding sequence ATGAAAGATAAACGTAAAGAGATACTCAGGGATCTTCTCGGGGAATTTGCTGCAGATGATGATGAGCCTAGAGAAGAAAAAGAGGAGATTCCTAAGAGAGTAAAGGAAAAAGAGGAATCAGCGGATGACAATCTTGAAGAAAAACTTTTAAACCTGACTAAAGTCTCTAAATCGGCTAAGAAGCCGAAGAAGATCAAGAAGGTTTCCAATGTCTTCAAGGCAGAGATAGTTGAGGAAGGTTTGATACCCACCTACAACGTCAGTGTTCCTAAGTTCTCAGAAAAAGAAAAAGCACTCTTCAACGAGGTCAGGGAAAAACTCGTTGAGGTTGCAGTTTCACAGGGTGAGGAGTTCAGGCTGGATGAGGATTCATTCACAGGGGAAGTGAAGGAATTCCTCAGAATGAAGGGAGCAAGGGATGTTGACAGACTTGCTGCTCAAATATCCCAGGAAATGCTTGGTTATGGTAAGCTGGACCCCATGATAAAGGACGATGACCTTGAGGAGATCATGGTCATAGGATCAGGGAAAAACGTCTTTGTTTATCACAGAAAATTGGGAATGATGATGACCAACGTCGTCTTTGAGGATGATGACGAGATAAAGGGCATAATCGATGTTATAGCCAGGCAGGTCAGCAGAAGAATAGACCAGCAGACACCAATCATGGATGCAAGGCTCCAGGATGGTTCAAGGGTGAACGCAACCATACCTCCTGTGTCTGCTGACGGTTCAACCCTCACCATAAGGAAGTTCAGAAAGGATCCATTAACCGTCATCGATCTCATAAACTTCAAAACCATGTCCTCACACCTTGCAGCGTTCCTTTGGGTGTGCACAGATGGAATGGGTGTAAAGCCATGCAACGCAATAATAGCTGGAGGTACAGGTTCAGGTAAAACAACCACCCTGAACACTGTGGCTGCATTCGTACCTCCCCGTGAAAGGATAATAACCATAGAGGATACACTGGAGATTCAGATTCCACACAGCCACGTTCTCCGTATGGAAACCCGCCCACCAAACATTGAGGGTAAGGGAGAACTCACAATGGACACACTGGTTAAGAACTCCCTGCGTCAGAGGCCTGACAGGGTGATCGTTGGAGAGGTCAGGGGTAGCGAAGCAGTAACCCTCTTCACAGCTTTGAACACAGGACACTCTGGTATGGGTACACTTCACTCAAACACGGCCAGGGAAACTATAACAAGGCTTGTTAACCCTCCAATGAACGTTCCAAACATTATGATACCTGCCCTTGACTTCATAATAATGCAGAACAGGATGTACAGGCCTGAAGGTGGTTCAATAAGGAGGATCACCGAGGTTGCAGAGATTGTTGGTATGGAAGAAGGAAACGTACAGCTCAACCGTGTTTTCGAATGGAACAACGTTGCTGATAAAGTTGAATACGTTGGAATTGCAAGTCAAACCCTCAGGGACATAGCTGAACTCCGTGGAATAGGAATAACAGAGATTGAGGAAGAAATAGAGAAGAGAAGACTTGTACTTGAGTACATGGCAGACAACGATGTTCGTTCAATAGAGGATGTTGGATCCTTCATAAACAACTACTACAAGGATCCAGATGGAGTACTGGACATGGTGCTTTAG
- a CDS encoding 50S ribosomal protein L11 methyltransferase, which produces MYIGCRCRADCITPSKHVLEAIGTLYSPCDTCQNWNLKKFKPLAEQVDLDNLDADFGSCICGRRHLDVVMAHVLKIMMEADVRDSKTTLRNACVPLITPAYPTVTAPHLPEDSLVILVDDIPQEVAEKILKEVPEVKGVLKGSITQTVGLKDSSSDPQIYQLIAGCDMRCDVVQTPYGALTIYKAQGEIHVEFPRPTSPKVSILMKYLDRYPNASVLDCTCGPGTLGIACLKAGASKVVFNDLWYPAARTAAMNLEVNGFPVKIPENLEELEGISWSSPETPVALGDNFEVYSADLRELKNILDERFDICIIDAFPGVETADLEDAVRDMCSDIVVI; this is translated from the coding sequence ATGTACATTGGCTGTCGCTGCAGAGCTGACTGTATAACACCTTCAAAGCATGTTCTGGAAGCCATTGGAACACTTTACAGTCCATGTGATACTTGCCAAAACTGGAACCTGAAGAAGTTCAAACCACTGGCAGAGCAGGTGGATCTGGACAACCTTGATGCTGATTTTGGAAGCTGCATATGCGGTAGGAGACATCTTGACGTGGTCATGGCCCACGTCCTCAAGATCATGATGGAAGCAGATGTTAGGGACAGCAAAACAACCCTCAGAAATGCATGTGTTCCCCTGATAACCCCAGCATATCCCACAGTAACAGCACCTCACCTCCCTGAGGATTCTCTGGTGATACTGGTGGACGATATTCCTCAAGAAGTTGCAGAGAAGATTCTGAAGGAAGTTCCAGAAGTTAAAGGAGTTTTAAAAGGTAGTATAACTCAAACTGTGGGTTTGAAGGATTCCAGTTCAGATCCCCAAATTTACCAGCTCATTGCAGGCTGTGACATGCGATGCGACGTGGTTCAAACACCTTACGGGGCCTTGACTATCTACAAGGCCCAGGGCGAGATACATGTGGAATTTCCAAGACCTACATCTCCTAAGGTGAGCATTCTCATGAAGTACCTTGACAGATACCCTAATGCAAGTGTTCTCGACTGCACCTGTGGCCCTGGAACCCTTGGTATTGCATGTTTAAAGGCAGGGGCAAGTAAAGTTGTTTTCAACGATCTCTGGTACCCTGCAGCAAGAACAGCAGCCATGAACCTGGAGGTCAATGGATTCCCAGTGAAAATCCCTGAGAACCTGGAGGAACTGGAGGGAATAAGTTGGAGTTCCCCTGAAACCCCGGTTGCACTTGGTGATAACTTCGAGGTTTACTCTGCAGATCTCAGGGAGCTTAAAAACATTCTGGATGAAAGATTTGATATCTGCATCATCGATGCATTTCCAGGTGTGGAAACCGCCGATCTTGAGGATGCAGTGAGGGACATGTGCAGTGATATCGTGGTCATTTAG
- a CDS encoding tripartite tricarboxylate transporter permease, whose product MWEIILVCFLGVICGTVTGLIPGIHVNTVGAFLFTSSAFLLTFMSPEVLAVFLLSMSISHALLEFIPSMFLGVPDEGTVLSIMPGHYFLLQGKGKEAIRLVAVGGFGSILVTILLLPLFMIILPPLYTWLKPYIWIILSGVVIYMFIRLSSDMISLLWAVLLFLLSGVMGWVMFSTPISSNVSLLCMFTGLFGVSTLLYSMSQSSVVPEQNSFHNFQFNGTVLRGVFAGGIAGTILGFLPGMGPAQGSILAQELSGGGDSGENRDGFLVAMSGVNVSDALFSLIAIYLIGNPRSGIAVYIDKLIQVFDFNHLLLFIFASLTAVSLSLILCLKCGDLAAESIERIDYTRLSWAVIVLMTFIVVLFAVMEHSNVPFILMVYATAVALGLLPHYIGVNKSNLMGVLIVPAIIIYMGMG is encoded by the coding sequence TTGTGGGAAATCATACTTGTATGTTTTTTAGGGGTGATTTGTGGAACTGTCACAGGTTTAATCCCTGGAATCCATGTAAACACAGTAGGTGCATTTCTCTTCACGTCCTCTGCATTTTTATTAACCTTCATGTCCCCAGAAGTTCTTGCAGTGTTCTTGCTTTCCATGTCCATATCCCATGCCCTTCTTGAGTTCATCCCCTCCATGTTCCTTGGTGTACCTGATGAGGGAACTGTGCTGTCCATCATGCCCGGTCACTACTTCCTGCTCCAGGGAAAGGGTAAAGAAGCTATAAGGCTTGTTGCAGTTGGAGGATTCGGATCCATACTGGTCACCATCCTCCTTCTGCCCCTTTTCATGATTATACTGCCTCCCCTTTACACCTGGCTTAAGCCCTACATCTGGATCATCCTTTCAGGGGTTGTGATCTACATGTTCATACGCCTCAGCAGTGACATGATATCACTTCTATGGGCTGTGCTTCTTTTTTTGTTATCTGGTGTTATGGGATGGGTTATGTTCAGCACACCCATTTCTTCAAACGTTTCACTTCTCTGTATGTTCACGGGCCTTTTCGGTGTGAGCACCCTCCTCTACAGCATGTCCCAGAGTTCGGTTGTTCCAGAACAGAACAGTTTCCACAACTTCCAGTTCAATGGAACGGTTCTCAGGGGAGTTTTTGCAGGGGGAATTGCAGGAACCATCCTTGGATTTTTACCGGGAATGGGGCCGGCCCAGGGAAGCATACTCGCCCAGGAACTCAGTGGAGGAGGGGATTCAGGTGAAAATAGGGATGGATTTCTCGTTGCAATGAGCGGGGTCAATGTTTCAGATGCACTCTTCTCACTCATAGCCATCTACCTCATTGGAAATCCAAGAAGTGGTATTGCAGTTTACATAGACAAACTCATCCAGGTATTCGACTTCAACCATCTTCTGCTCTTCATATTCGCATCACTCACTGCAGTTTCCCTCTCCCTGATCCTATGCCTGAAGTGCGGAGATCTTGCAGCAGAATCCATAGAACGCATAGACTACACAAGGCTTTCCTGGGCAGTGATCGTACTTATGACATTCATTGTGGTTCTTTTTGCAGTTATGGAACATTCCAACGTTCCCTTCATACTCATGGTCTATGCTACTGCAGTTGCACTGGGGCTGCTTCCCCACTACATTGGTGTGAACAAATCAAATCTGATGGGGGTTTTAATAGTTCCTGCAATCATCATCTACATGGGAATGGGCTAG
- a CDS encoding elongation factor 1-beta, with protein sequence MGEVVATIKLMPESPDVDLESIKAEIGKSIPENTELHKIEEEPIAFGLVALNVMVVVEDEEGGTEQAEENFSKLPGIASIEVVDVRRLM encoded by the coding sequence ATGGGAGAAGTTGTAGCAACAATAAAATTAATGCCTGAAAGTCCTGATGTTGATCTTGAAAGTATCAAAGCAGAGATAGGAAAATCAATACCAGAAAACACCGAACTTCACAAGATCGAGGAAGAACCAATAGCTTTCGGTCTTGTAGCCCTCAACGTAATGGTTGTAGTGGAAGATGAAGAAGGCGGTACAGAACAAGCTGAGGAAAACTTTTCCAAGCTCCCAGGTATAGCAAGCATAGAAGTTGTTGACGTAAGAAGGTTGATGTAA
- a CDS encoding zinc finger domain-containing protein: MEKIECTSCKQEISPVENYVKFQCPECDRILYRCQKCRTFGHLYKCECGFKGP, encoded by the coding sequence ATGGAGAAAATAGAATGTACATCTTGTAAACAGGAAATATCCCCTGTGGAAAACTACGTGAAATTCCAGTGCCCTGAATGCGACAGGATACTGTACAGGTGCCAGAAATGTAGGACATTCGGACACTTATACAAATGTGAATGCGGTTTCAAAGGCCCATAA
- a CDS encoding amino acid kinase family protein codes for MDWLVKVGGSLFPEDAAELCRALVGTSSMVVCGGGVLANTLRNYDAKFHFSDTANHKSAIMCMDILGTLVADRVEGAEAVQSLEDAKKLVDVGKLPVLLPSKLLEYLDPLEHSWRVTSDSISFYISDLLKAKLLIATDVDGIYTREPSMDGAKLIKNISAKKLLNFGETSVDEFLPELLLQHKSQCYIVNGKHPERVLSLIEGKSVLHTLIGGY; via the coding sequence ATGGACTGGCTTGTGAAGGTTGGAGGCAGTTTGTTTCCTGAGGATGCTGCAGAGCTCTGCAGGGCCCTTGTTGGCACGTCTTCAATGGTTGTGTGTGGTGGAGGTGTTCTTGCAAACACGCTCCGAAACTACGATGCTAAGTTTCACTTCTCAGACACTGCAAACCATAAGAGTGCCATAATGTGTATGGACATCCTGGGAACCCTTGTTGCAGACAGGGTTGAGGGTGCAGAGGCAGTTCAATCCCTCGAAGATGCTAAAAAACTGGTTGATGTGGGTAAACTCCCTGTTTTGTTGCCTTCAAAGCTTCTTGAGTATCTGGACCCCCTTGAGCACTCCTGGAGGGTTACATCAGATTCCATATCATTTTATATATCAGATCTTCTAAAAGCCAAACTATTAATAGCAACAGATGTAGATGGTATATACACGCGTGAACCATCCATGGATGGTGCGAAACTTATAAAAAATATAAGTGCTAAAAAACTACTGAATTTTGGTGAAACATCAGTTGATGAATTTTTACCCGAGCTTTTACTTCAACACAAATCACAGTGCTATATTGTAAATGGTAAACACCCTGAGAGGGTTCTATCTTTAATTGAAGGTAAAAGCGTTTTACATACACTCATTGGAGGTTATTAA
- the pth2 gene encoding peptidyl-tRNA hydrolase Pth2, with the protein MKQVIVMRADLKMSRGKIAAQACHGSLGAYKRASENSIKKWEREGEKKVVVKVESLEELFEVHELVKAAGIASCLVRDAGHTEIPESTITCLGIGPDEDEKIDKITQELKLLK; encoded by the coding sequence ATGAAACAGGTAATAGTTATGAGGGCTGATCTCAAGATGAGCCGGGGTAAAATCGCTGCACAGGCATGTCATGGCAGTTTAGGGGCCTACAAAAGGGCCAGTGAAAATTCCATAAAGAAATGGGAAAGGGAAGGCGAAAAAAAGGTTGTTGTAAAGGTCGAAAGCTTGGAGGAGCTTTTCGAGGTTCATGAGCTTGTTAAAGCAGCAGGAATAGCAAGCTGTCTTGTAAGGGATGCAGGGCACACTGAAATACCCGAATCAACCATAACTTGCCTTGGAATAGGTCCTGATGAGGATGAAAAGATAGACAAGATAACCCAGGAGCTGAAACTCCTGAAATAA
- a CDS encoding PsbP-related protein has product MKRYIFLVLAILAVVVFASGCTTSTNQTYNESGVSFDYPMGWTKLSASQMSTEVEGAAPMVAAVADEDSISNNTYQTLVAVQKTNSTGTLDEGVSASKSALLGAGAVVVSESNLTVDGSTAREFTYTMKIGSVDKKESIIIFEKNNYIYAITLSAKASDFDGQKENFDMIVKSFKVT; this is encoded by the coding sequence ATGAAGCGATATATTTTTTTAGTTTTGGCAATTTTAGCAGTTGTGGTTTTTGCATCGGGATGTACAACATCAACCAATCAAACCTACAATGAAAGTGGTGTTTCCTTTGATTATCCAATGGGCTGGACCAAGTTATCTGCAAGTCAGATGAGCACAGAGGTTGAGGGAGCTGCACCAATGGTTGCAGCAGTGGCAGATGAGGACAGCATTTCAAACAACACCTACCAGACACTTGTAGCCGTCCAAAAAACCAACAGCACAGGAACTTTAGACGAAGGAGTTTCAGCAAGTAAATCTGCACTTCTAGGTGCTGGTGCTGTGGTGGTATCAGAATCAAACCTCACGGTTGACGGATCCACTGCCAGGGAATTCACGTACACCATGAAAATAGGTTCAGTGGACAAGAAGGAGAGCATAATCATCTTTGAGAAAAATAACTACATCTATGCAATAACACTGAGTGCAAAGGCTTCAGACTTTGACGGTCAGAAGGAAAACTTCGACATGATAGTTAAAAGCTTCAAGGTAACCTAG
- a CDS encoding PsbP-related protein: protein MKWYTVLFLIVLVVLSSLSVYKALTPQTYSDNGVSFNYPGTWNQLSAKDWNINSTSSSPTIAVVGDSNNAQNSSYVTMVTVQKTNQSGTLDEIVAASKADLQKDKKAVMISDKNITVNGVKAHDVLYNVTMGGVKKEVRLVVLAKNNTVYSLTLSAPDSEFANQKENFDMVVKSFNVTGKQENNSLNDLFNNLI, encoded by the coding sequence ATGAAATGGTATACAGTCTTATTCCTAATTGTTTTGGTCGTTTTATCAAGTTTATCAGTTTACAAGGCATTAACACCCCAAACTTACAGTGATAATGGGGTTTCCTTCAATTATCCAGGTACATGGAACCAGCTTTCTGCAAAGGACTGGAACATAAACTCCACTTCATCAAGTCCAACCATAGCAGTTGTTGGAGATTCCAACAACGCCCAGAACAGCAGTTACGTAACTATGGTAACGGTACAGAAGACCAATCAGTCTGGGACACTGGACGAGATAGTTGCAGCAAGCAAGGCGGATCTTCAGAAGGATAAGAAAGCCGTAATGATCTCGGATAAAAACATCACAGTCAACGGAGTGAAGGCCCATGATGTGCTTTACAACGTTACAATGGGTGGTGTTAAGAAAGAGGTACGTTTAGTTGTTTTAGCTAAAAACAACACAGTTTACTCGTTAACGTTAAGTGCACCTGATTCAGAATTTGCCAACCAGAAGGAAAACTTTGACATGGTAGTTAAAAGCTTCAATGTCACTGGAAAACAGGAAAATAATTCTTTAAATGATCTGTTCAATAATCTAATTTGA